GGCGACGCCCTGCCCTCCTAGCCCGCCGGTACCCAGGCGACGTCGGCGCCGAGAGCCTGCAGCTTGCCCACCAGGTCCTCGTGGCCGCGCCTGATGTGGTGGGTGTCACGCACGATGGTCTCGCCCTCGGCACCCAGCCCGGCCACCACTAGGGCCGCCCCCGCCCTGATGTCGGTCGCCCGCACCGGGGCGCCGGAGAGGCGCTCTCGGCCCCGCACGATGGCGCAGCGGCCCTCGACGCGGATGTCGGCCCCCATGCGCACCAACTCGCCCACGTAACGGAAGCGGTTGGCGAACACGTTCTCGGTCACCAGCCCCACCCCCTCGGCGAGGCTCAGCATGGTCACCAGCAGGGGCTGGTAGTCGGTGGCAACGCCCGGGTAGGGCAGGGTGACGATCTCAGTTGCCCGCAGCCGGTGCGGCGCCATCGCCCACAACCCGCCCTTGATGGTGGAGGTGCGCAGGTTCATCTCGCCGAGCTTGTCGCAGAGCATCCGCAGGTGGCCCGGCTGGGCGCCGCGCAAGGTGATCTCGCCGCCGGCGACGCCCACCGCCGCCAGGAAGACCGCCGTCTCGATGCGATCCGGGACCGGCGTGTGATCCACCGGCGCCAGCGTGCCGCCGCCGTTGATGGTGATCGTCGGGCTGCCCGCACCCAGCACCTCGGCACCCATGCGGTTCAGGAACGCCGCCAGGTCGGCGATCTCGGGCTCCCGGGCGGCGTTGTGGATGACCGTTCGGCCCTCCGCGGCGGTGGCGGCCATCATGATGTTCTCGGTGGCGCCGACGCTGGGCCACGCCAGGCTCACCTCCTCGCCCTTCAGGACGCTTGCCCGGGCATGCACGTAGCCGTGGCTCACCTCCACGTCGACGCCGAGACGTTCCAGGGCCGAGAGGTGCATGTCGATGGGGCGGGAACCGAAATCGTCGCCGCCGGGCAACGCCACCATCGCCTCGCCGCAGCGGGCCAGCAGCGGGCCGAGCACGGCGATCGAGGCTCGCATCCGGCTGACCAGGTCGTAGGAGGCGTGCGGCTGCAGCCGCTCGGGCACCTCCACATGCAACACGTCGTCGTCGCTGAACGTTGCCCGGCAGCCGAAGCTCTGCAGCAGTTCGATCATCGTCGTGACATCGGCGATGCGGGGGACCCGCCGCAGCGTGAAGCGGCCCTCTGCCAGCGTGGTGGCCGCCAGGAGTTTCAGGACGCTGTTCTTGGCGCCGCCGATCTCCAGCTCGCCGGCGAGAGGCTCCCCGGGTCGCACGCGGATCTCCGCCGGCGTGGGCGCGGTGTCCCCGGGCGCGCCGGCTCGGCCGGCGTGGCGGCCACCGGCGTCGGGCACAGCCGAGTCCCCGGTCGGATTCATCCCCTCAAGTATGCTCGGCCCATGCCCGGGTCTTGGCGATAGGGGCGCGTTTGCCCCACCTGACCTGCACCGAAGCGTGCAGCCCGGACGAATTGCAGCGCCTGCTCCGGCCTCGCTCCGATGTCGTGGTCGAAGAGCCGGATCCCCCGGTGCCCGGCGACGCGCCGGCACCGGAGACTCCGGCTCCGGAAGCGGCTTTCCGGGCCGTCGGCGGGCCCTTCACGCACTACCGGCGCACCGTACACGTCCTCGAGCGCGGCGACGCCGGGTGCCTGGTCCGCCAGCACATCTCCTACCGGCTCTCGGTGCCGGTGTGGGGATGGTTCCTGACGCCGCTGGCCAACCGGCAGTTGCGCCGGCCGCGCAGCGACGGCACGCAGCCGTTCTGGGCGCCCGCCGAGCGGCTGGATCCCCGCTCCGGGCAGGTCCTGGGGGTGCTGTGCCTGCTGGCGGTGGTGGCCGGCTACCTGGGCACGCTGCTGAGCCAGACCATCACCTTCGCCTTCGACGAGTTCGACGCAGGACTCGCGACCCAGGGCAACACGCTCACGGCGGTGCGGGTGGGCGTGCTGCTGGCGCTGGCGCTCGTGGCGCTGGCGGACCGCCGGGGGCGGCGGCCGATGCTGCTCTTCGCCGCCGTGGCCGGCTGCCTCGTGGCGACCGCCACCGCGGCTTCGACCGGGGTGTGGACCTACGGCGCCAGCCAGGCCGTCTCGCGCAGCCTCGCAACAGCGATGCTGGTACTGCTGGTGGTGATCGCCGCCGAGGAGGTTCCCGCCGGGGCCCGGGCCTACGCCGTGTCGGTGCTGACGCTGTCCGCGGGGCTGGGGTCGGGCATGGTGGTGTGGCTGCTGCCGCTGGCCGACCTGGGGCTGCGAGCCTGGCGCATCCTCTTCCTGGCGCCGCTGCTGGCGCTGCCGCTGGTGCTGTTCTGCGCCCGCCGGTTGCCCGAGAGCAGGCGCTTCGCACCGCAGCCGGCTGAAGCCCCGCCGAGCGGGCACCCCGGAGACGCCGAGCGCCGGCGCCGCCGGGCCAAGCGCATGTTCCTTCTGGGTTGCGGGGCGCTCGGGGTCAGCCTGTTCGCAGCGCCCGCCTCGCAGTTCCTGAACGAGTTCCTGCGCAGCCAGCGGTCGTTCTCCGCCGGCAACATCAGCGTCTTCCAGCTCTCCATCAACACGCCGGCGGCGATCGGCGTGCTCATCGGCGGCCGCTTCTCCGACATCCGGGGGCGGCGGCGGATCGGCGCCCTGGGGCTCGCCGCCGGTGCGGCCTTCACCGTGTTCCGCTACGTGGCGGACGGCTGGCCGATGTGGATGTGGGGCGTTCTGGCCGGCATCTTCGGCGCCGCCAGCGTTCCGATCATGGGCGCCTTCGGGGGAGAGCTGTTCGGCACCTCCAACCGTGCCGGCTCCAATGGTCTGATCACGACGATGGGCGTGATCGGCTCGGTGATCGGCCTGCAGATCGTGGGCCGCTTCACCGACGCCGGCGGCGAGTTCGGGCACGTCTTCGCCATGATCGCCGGAGCGCCACTGGTGGTGGCGTTGCTGATCCTGTTCGCCTTCCCCGAGACGGCTTGGCGCGAGTTGGAGGACCTGAACCCCGAGGACCTCCGGCCCGAGGACCGGGCCGCCCGCCCCCCGCCGCCGGGCTGAGCCCGCTAGCCCCCCGGCGCCGCCAGCCAGGCGCGCACCGCGGCGACGACCGCCTCGTCGTCGGCCGGGCAGGTGTCGTGGCCCCGGCCGGGGAGCCACACATGGGTGACCTCACCGGCGATGGCGGCGGTGTGGGTGGCGAACTCCTCGGGCGTGCCGAACGGGTCGCGGTCCCCGCTCACGAAGAGGCAGGGCACCGCCAGGCGGCCGAAGTGGGCCACCCGCAGGTTGTCGGGCCGGCGGGGCGGGTGCAGCGGGTAGCTCAGCAGCACGAGACCGGCGGCGGGGAGGCCGTCGGCGATCGCCAGCGAGCAGACGCGCCCGCCCATGGAGCGCCCGCCCAGCACGAGGCTCGCCGGATCGATGGACTCCTCGGCGCACATGGCCTTCGCCTGCTCCGCGATGTGTGGCACCAGCCGTTCGGCCCGCGGCGGTGGCCCCCGGCGGCCGCCGCTGCGGTGGGGAAACTCCAGGCGGCGCACCGGCAGCGGGGCCAGCGCACGCTCGAGGGCGACCAGCGTGTGATGGTCGGGGTCGCCACCGGCGCCGGGTGCCAGCAGCAGGCCCCCGGCGGCACGCACGGCTGCGCTCACGACAGCAGGATCCGCCGCGCCTCCACGAG
The window above is part of the bacterium genome. Proteins encoded here:
- the murA gene encoding UDP-N-acetylglucosamine 1-carboxyvinyltransferase, with amino-acid sequence MNPTGDSAVPDAGGRHAGRAGAPGDTAPTPAEIRVRPGEPLAGELEIGGAKNSVLKLLAATTLAEGRFTLRRVPRIADVTTMIELLQSFGCRATFSDDDVLHVEVPERLQPHASYDLVSRMRASIAVLGPLLARCGEAMVALPGGDDFGSRPIDMHLSALERLGVDVEVSHGYVHARASVLKGEEVSLAWPSVGATENIMMAATAAEGRTVIHNAAREPEIADLAAFLNRMGAEVLGAGSPTITINGGGTLAPVDHTPVPDRIETAVFLAAVGVAGGEITLRGAQPGHLRMLCDKLGEMNLRTSTIKGGLWAMAPHRLRATEIVTLPYPGVATDYQPLLVTMLSLAEGVGLVTENVFANRFRYVGELVRMGADIRVEGRCAIVRGRERLSGAPVRATDIRAGAALVVAGLGAEGETIVRDTHHIRRGHEDLVGKLQALGADVAWVPAG
- a CDS encoding MFS transporter; its protein translation is MPHLTCTEACSPDELQRLLRPRSDVVVEEPDPPVPGDAPAPETPAPEAAFRAVGGPFTHYRRTVHVLERGDAGCLVRQHISYRLSVPVWGWFLTPLANRQLRRPRSDGTQPFWAPAERLDPRSGQVLGVLCLLAVVAGYLGTLLSQTITFAFDEFDAGLATQGNTLTAVRVGVLLALALVALADRRGRRPMLLFAAVAGCLVATATAASTGVWTYGASQAVSRSLATAMLVLLVVIAAEEVPAGARAYAVSVLTLSAGLGSGMVVWLLPLADLGLRAWRILFLAPLLALPLVLFCARRLPESRRFAPQPAEAPPSGHPGDAERRRRRAKRMFLLGCGALGVSLFAAPASQFLNEFLRSQRSFSAGNISVFQLSINTPAAIGVLIGGRFSDIRGRRRIGALGLAAGAAFTVFRYVADGWPMWMWGVLAGIFGAASVPIMGAFGGELFGTSNRAGSNGLITTMGVIGSVIGLQIVGRFTDAGGEFGHVFAMIAGAPLVVALLILFAFPETAWRELEDLNPEDLRPEDRAARPPPPG
- a CDS encoding alpha/beta hydrolase, giving the protein MSAAVRAAGGLLLAPGAGGDPDHHTLVALERALAPLPVRRLEFPHRSGGRRGPPPRAERLVPHIAEQAKAMCAEESIDPASLVLGGRSMGGRVCSLAIADGLPAAGLVLLSYPLHPPRRPDNLRVAHFGRLAVPCLFVSGDRDPFGTPEEFATHTAAIAGEVTHVWLPGRGHDTCPADDEAVVAAVRAWLAAPGG